The genome window TTGCAATGTGCAAATAAGTAAGAAAAGGAGGAAAACAAAATGAGATGAAGGCCAAACACTTCCAAataacaaaaaggaaagaaaataaaaggctAAAGCTATAATTCAAGTAATGGGGATTAGGAGGAGGACTAATTAGTGCCTACAGAGTAGAGAGGTGGTACTACTGGGTTGTGAGAGAAGATGCATTGCCAGTAGATGCAGAAgtagaagaagatgaaaggtTTTTGTGGTTATGCATCCACACTTTGAACACCTGTCTGGTTACCCCTACACTCCTACAGAACGTCTCTATCTCATCCTCTAGATCTTTTCTCAGCAGCTTCCACCCCAACTTCTCAGCAAACGCCAGCATCTTCTCCTTCTGCTCCGCTGTGAACTTCGTCCTGAACCGCTTCTTCTCGCTGCTCATCCTCTCTCCGCTGTCCGGTGACCCACCTCCGCCGGCATTGTAGTCAATGAGTTGGTCTTGTGTTGTTATGATATTTTCGGCGGGATCTCGACCTCGGCTGCTGCAGCTCATGATGACATGGTGTTGAAGATGACCTGATCTACCGCCTCCTGCAGCTTGAGATGACGTGGCTGCGTAAGTGACTCTGCGGTGGAAGTTGCGGTGGCACCCACAAGCGGCGCATTGTAAGCCGCCTGGAGATGCGTGGTCAACTGTGAACTCGCCGCAGCCATCTGTAGCGTAGCTGCCGAGGCTGGCTGCATGGTTTCTCAAGCACTCTCTGTATACATCGTTTGTGTTCGGATCATGATCTCCTTCCATccccttctctctttctcttttcctctctcctctctctgtgTTAGATATTTGCAATTACAGTATATATAAAACACAGTGGTTTCCAATGTGGTACTATTTGGTTGGCTTATTTACACAACTGCCCATGTTGGCCGTAACTGTTGAAGAATAGAATTTTACATATTACAGCtcaatattaattttttgtgataaaatttcaaaaaaaaaaaaaaaaattctggcaGAACCAAAAGGTAGTTCAGCTTCCATtccaaaaattattcatttGACCTTGCTTTTTCATTGGATTGTTATAAGGGGGCTCGTAGCTTAGATTTGTGCCAAGGTTTAAGACGAAAAGGAAATAGGATCTTGATTTAAACGTCGTCTGTTAATCAGTTTTTTAGAAATTGAATATGTTGATTTAATTAGTATTAGAAAATAACTATGACGACCACTTGTGATAACAGCTACCCTATTACGCACGCTGTTAACATATCGGTGTGATAATATTATTGCAATTAGTAATACACAATAACTATGACTAccactttttaaattttgtatccTCTAACATGTatcaaattgaaagaaaaaaatacagaaaacagaaaagaacGAGCATAATTAAGGGACCTGAGCGATAATATATGTATGGGGAGATTTCGCGGTGGCATTTGGACACAACAATAAAATCAATAAGCATTACCTATGCAGTTGTATGGCAGCTGATTGATATGTCCAAAATTTCAGCAAGATACAGAGAAGATTTAGCCATGCTAATATGTCCACAAGCTAGTCAGCCAATGCAACCAATTATCACTTTATATCACGCTCCATCGCCTAACTGATATAGCTAGCTAGGGTAACAAAATTTACCCTAAAAGCTCGAGAATGTTTAAGGTTAAGGGTGAACATGCATGTggcttttttttataaaaaatgtggCTTTTTTTAGAAACAAACTATGTTTATTTCTTAAACAAATAATGATTAAAGATCCAAATTATTTTACACATGGCATgacaaatttgtaaatttagtaaAAACAAGGGTTAACCGTAACGGAAGACTGCGAATATAAACCGGAGTGAATTTCTCGAAAGTTACTCCTAGAAGTGTTGTCTTGGTTCATGAACACAACACACATTTAAATACATTTTGGAGAATATTATTGATCGATCATGCAATGCAAAGTCAAGGTCGTCCAACTCAGGGAGTTATGGGCGAGGGATGGTTGGTGGAACATGGTTGTTCTTTTAATTTGGAGTAAGATTATATATAGTTCAGATGATGGAAGGTGCACATTAAGAATAAAACTTTGCATATTAGTGTTTTAGTGTTTGATTTGAGCTCATGACGCATCGTTTCGAAAAGAATGACAACGCACATCAAACTCGCTGCTTTACTGTAATATGTCGGCTTTTCGGCCAAATTTCATTGTTTACAATGTTTTATTAGGATTTAAGTTTTGAGGACGTTTTTATTAACTAATCTAAGATTGCTTTAGGAACAAACTAATCAAGCAGAAATGAAGAGAGATGAAGGGAAGAATTACACTTTGATTTATTTGTAATGGATATTTTGATGATTACAATATGAAGGACTAAATGgttatatatacttatatagaAACCATTGATAATCCACAATGACAAGATTACCCTCTAACAACCTTACTCCATTACAAGATTACCCTTCTTAACAAACTCAATCCTTAACTACCTTTGTAACTAACTTGACTTATATTTGCTTGCCACATGTCATTGGTTAATAGTTtttagtgttttattaattgtttaattCTATTCTTATTTGGATAATTTCTAGAGAGCATTTAAAGTTATGAGACATTACAAATAGGAATATTTAGGCGAATTGTCATTttgtaaattttgagatttctcATACTTTCAAATGGATTCCaattttcttcttgattttttcttttctcgttGTGTCACAAGATGAATGGACAAAAGCAACCTAGCCAGGAAGCAGTtacaaacatatatatgcaATAAGCTAGCAAACTGCTTCAGGTCATGAGTTGAGGAGGGACCCGTGAAGCAGAAATGGTATATGTTTAATCCAATAATTCACGTTGGGAAAGTAGAACGAAAGTGGGGGCACTCCTCATGTTTTGTAGTTTTGCATCAATAGGTAAGAAAAACTATGTCACTTCTGCATGAACGACAACATTGCAATCAGTAGCTAcgattttgttttcttcttcagtTTGACTAATATATCTAATTAGGGTTACGTACAAATTTCCGTTAACTACTTAATTAAAAGATCAGATTGCACGCATGATGCAAATTCTACCAAAGCAATGATACAATTTGCTGCCAATGAGGAAGGAAGGTCCTGATCATCCTCTAAATAACCACAATCTGAAAAGCTATTCAGAAAACCATCTACTAATTCTCCAGTCCACATGCAGCCAAGCAAATGAAGCCTAAAGCCATCATCTCATACTGCCACACAACGAATATATGTCTGGAATCAGATAAATGTATGTGTTTTTTCATGCTAACTCTGCATTATATATCCACCACATATACATTTGTATATAACATATATTCCACATCAATATTATTACGTGACATTCACTGGAGGGTATGAGAAAAAGCCAATAATCATATGCCGTGCATATATCAATGGCCcttgtgattgattaagaaaacaaaattaattatataaaaagcAGATGCTGATCAGGATATATGCACAGTGTGTTTCAAATGAGAGATTCTTCAAATAAATGTATTTGAGAGacgggtaatgttagggagaccaaTGTGtagaccaaattttgtaaatcatataacatggttgttgatgattgtattagtattatttaagtgttgattaacatgcttatattctattggtgacacatcacatgattttgcaaatttggtctacctAACATAATTCTTTGAGAGACACTTTTGGAGTGTCCACTCCACATTACTttctagggaactttaacgaaaagcacccgatactgttcactttaacgaaaaaccacatttttacacaaaaaagtcaatcctggtactattcactttaccctttattttgtccttatcattaaaactcaacattttcaaaccattttcattagttttcattacTTTCTATGAACCAAAACCGTTCTAGTTTTTAGGTTTCTTTAGATATCAactttataaaaaatcatccaaattgaAAACCATATGACTATCGAATTAAATGATGGTTATTCAGTGTATATTAGAAACACCCTATTCGTCTGTTGTTTTCATTGTAATTAGATTTTTAATGGTTGGAAttgttttatgttttgcaaaattaatttataaatgatgtttaaaatatatatggttagaattgtttaaaaaaattaagaaataggCCTCAAAACGTAACTTATTTTAAAATCCTTAATGAGATAAAAGGCGGTGTATAATAACACGTATAGTGCCAAGCATATATAGAGAATTGGGTTGGACGAGTAAGATATGGTGCTCAGTACGGTGTGAGCTGGATAAGAGTGGTTGTGGGAGACATATAGGTATATTATATTTCATGATGTGAAGTTAGGTGGGGAATGGGTGGCAACGGTTTCCTGTTCACGGTTCACTCTAAAGCCCTGTCTTGATGTGTATCGTGTGGTGTGGGGAATAATGTCTTCGGCTTTTGGCTTTTAGCTTTTTGCTTTTGGCTTTGGCCTTTTGCTGGAAGcatttcctttgttttcttttatccACTTTCATTGTCAAGTCGCTGTACAAGCTGGCATATATATATGGCTCTAGATGACATGCAAGACAAATGCCTGGAGCTGGCTGAAAGTCTGCAACTCCTGCCATACATGGCTGCTTGATTACCATTGTTTAACTCTAACAACCATTATTAAGGAAATGATAAACATTTGTCTCTACCGTACATACACACGTACTACGTATATATAGGTATGTGTTGCAATTTATTAAGCTAATGTTTAATTCCATGCTGTAGTCCCACTATAACTAAATTTTCTGTAGTTACTTCTGTAAATATTGAGAAATTCTCTAAATACATTTAACTTGGTGGCAGAATCTCTACTATGATATCATTGTCAGCCATCACAATGCAAACTGGTTTACTATCTCCATTTTTGGACAAAAACGGTGCGTTTTTATATAAAGATAACAACATTTCTGTATTCCACCCTTGCGTTCGTGTCCTGAGGTCCTCATCTTATAATTAATTAGCTCGCACACAATTATATGCAAGTACGTGGTCAAAATGTTACAAGTTCATGAACCAGACAATCTTTGAGTTAATTAATTGACTTGATTAAAAACTGATACAACAAGTATTTTATGATCAGTGGAGTTCTATAAGGTAAACATGTGCTTTAGGTAGACATCTTATCTTATATATATAGAATAATTAACAATAACATAATTAGTACAAATGAATAGGCTGCGTTTCCTGAATGTTACATTGCACTTGATCAATATACGCAAGCCTTATAACATGCATGTAATAATCTGTCGTGAGATATGCAGACAACGATTAAACTGGTTTTATAATGTTCCATGCATCACCCATTCGTAGTATATTTCATAAGTACCTTTCCTTATTGCATGTGCTACCTTCCAGTTTCGATCAAGGCTTCAACAACCACTATATATATTAGTTATTATCAACTATGTTAATTACAATGGCAACCGTAATTTAAGTAGGAGGTTTCTTTGGGAAGCTGTGGTTCAACTCCAAAATCAATTGATCAACTTTACATACGTCTTtggaaggtttttttattttttataacttTCTAATACTAGGGACAATTCTTTAGATCGTCAAACACACTCTTTCATGTGTGCAGAATATCCAAGCTTAAGACCTTGACAATTTAACAAGACAACGTGAAGCACATGTGTTACTGTATGTAGGAGAATCTGGTTAGGATTCTAAGTCATGTTGGGTTAGATTTTTTGTATTCCCTATGGACTTAAGTTGCTTGTACGCCAAGTCACTACTATGTTATAATACCATGAAAAAAGTTTAAGCGAAAAGTTATAGGAGAATGACTCAACTCTTATAAGCCTTCCCGGGTAATTAACTTTCCGATGTGGAGCAACTCTTCGTATCGCCACACTTCCAACTTTGATTTGGGTACAATGGTGCTTAAGGTGAACGATGGGCCTTTTTCTGTTGATGGGCAGGCATTTGTGGGCTTGGATTGCATTGAAAGTGGACTTTCATAGATTAGTGCGTTTTATGCTACTTTTAAATACCGCTGTGGCCTTGCACTAGTCAATGAAATGTGAGGTCCATAAAGTTGAAAGGTAAATCACACACTAATTTGTAGCTTTTTAGGTGCTTTGGTAGAACTTTATTTGTCGTCAGAAGCTGTCACTGCATTCTAGCAATGACGTTGTATTTAATGTGTGTAAATAACATtgttataaattaaattaatatttatgACATTGCCTATGCAATTGCATTGCATATGTGGTCAATATgcctttgttttttggtttcggTCATATCCCGTACATATATATTAGTCATATACATCACATAACAATACAACAAAATATGAAAGAGGATTCTTTTTTCTCTTAatctctctcatttctttcttttctacttGAATGATTACGATCAAGTCttatactaatattttaatagaaatgataagccaaaaaataaaatatgaaaagaaaaaaagaaaaaaaatgagaataagaaggaaaaaagtCTTACTCCACAAAATATACACACAAGGCAGTCTCCAAGCTGCGGTTAAATTTCCAAGCCAAAGAAAAAGTCATCTTTCTCATTTGAAAAGCGTTGAATGCATGGTCTCTGTATATTTGGAAAAATGCTGTGCTTTTTCTTTCTCTGCACGCACTGCTATATGGCTCTGATTCTGAGGAATGCGAGTGAGAGAGTGTATGTATGTGATATAATTAATGAATGGAGTTTGTTTGCGTCTGTGTGTTTGAAGACGTTGTGAAGGACTTTTGAATTTGTCATTAACACACCCGTCCTTACAACCGAGTCTGTGTGGGAACTGAAAACATGGCGCTGATCAATGCTCATGCCTTTTTCATTCGCATTTATATACGCACCAGGACAACCCTGCAGTCACAAAAAGAACTagtcttctctctcttttctctgtatgatatggatttggatcctgagctaatggagaggatccttctGACCAGTTATCATGAATCGtaggataaaaatccaacggttataattattataactttaaaaggaCTTccatgtttgtagccgttggataaaaatccaaaagcTCATGATAACaagtcaggaggatcctctcccttagctcaggagaggatccaaatccgtatGATATAATGTTGACATCTagatataataatataaaagtCCTTAGCTTATCAACTTCGGTCAGTACGGATTAGGATTTAAATGCTGGTCTGGTCAATGGTCATGGACTTGTGGTGGTGAAGACTGGAGAGCTCACCTCCATTATGAGAGATCTTCACATGGTCCAAACAGAAAATCTAACGCTCGGGTACTCACCACAAGTATATAAATGTTGAGGGATCCAAGATAAGTGAGAATATTAACAATAGATCATGATcagtgtgaatttttttttgtcaaacaataaatttgttagattaaaaAGCCGACGCAGTTCGTCAACATTCTTCTCTACTACTGTGATAGATGATCACTTGTGATCAATGTGAAAATTAACAACCTAATtattgatgatatatatatttatagtagAAATTTAACCTAGCTAGCTAGGATAACCGAGCCAGTGCACATCACCTTACCCATCCTTACCGCTTAGCTAACCTCGGtggcttaaaaaaaaataaaaaaataaaaaaaccaacaaaCCTCAGTGTCTTAGACAAATAAATcaagttaatatatatattcaacAAAACCAtgcatcatatatatttatgatcGATAGTGATCTTCATTTACGAAATAATTAATGAACAAACAACTCCATACAAATTGCAGGATCGGTACAGCACTCGTCTACTCATGAGCCTTATACCTAATTACAAGCTTGTAATATGATAGAACCTCAAAAGGaaatagagaagaaaaaaaaaacataaaaaaggtTTACACATAGAGATGGAGGGTGGAAATGAGGAAACCTACTTATGCGTTGGCAGATTTTGCATGATGGGTTCGAGTACTAATATTCTTCTCTAATAGATGATCACCTTCAAATGCTATAGCCGAGGACATGTAACTCAAAACCAGACAATGTTGATTGGTTTTTGCTTCATGAGCGCCTTGAATAAACTGTTTATTGCACGCATGGCAAGTGATTTGGAGAATGGTGGAGTTCACTTTCTTGATGGCTTGCTCTTTCAAAGCGTGAGCCTTGTCCAACTCGGCCTGCGCTTGTTGCCTTATTCTCTTGGCATTTGCAAACTCCTTCTCCGCCAGTTCGATGTGGCGCCCGGCTTGCTGCCTCGCCTCTTCGGCGTAAGCCTTTTCCGCCATCGCAAGCCTTAACTGCTCTCGCGCTTCTTCTTTCAGCCTCAATACCCCAGCAGCCGTGGCGGCAAGTTTAGGTTTCTGATCATCGTCATCACGCTCGTGATGATTAGTAGTAGTGCTGCtgctttccctttccctttccttcATCTCGTTCTCCCTCGGGGAGTAATTTTGATTCGCGATCATAATGTTTGAATGTTGTTCAATATTTTTGTTCTGATGACTATGACCACCCCCGCCAAATTCGCATGAACCAATTGAGAGCTGCAGCTGAGTGGAAtggttttcttctctcttaGACGAAACAGAGACTTCGTTGATCGGAATATTAATATTCGATGTGGTTGCGAGCTGAAGATCCAAATTGTAATGTGCATTACTGCTATTCTTCTTGGACAGTGTAGCTTGATGATGATCAGCGTGAGCGGGAGGGTTTTTTAAGGTTAATTTGGTGTACTCGGTTGGACTTGGATGTGGTAGTACCGAATTATTAGATGGAGGCCAAGTGGAAGGAGCCCTGCTAAAATTGTTGTCACTGCAAGATGGACTAGGACTTGAAGCCGTTCGTGACAGGCATGCCCCCGGTTGAAGCGTTTGTGATTCCGGCCGCACACGATCCATGTTGCAAGCATCTTGGTGCTCTATGAAACTCTCAACCctattcataaaaataaatttaaatatatcaaataaacTTATAAGAAAAACTATGTATTCATCAAGTATGCGTATAATACGAAAATTGACATGCTATTGAACACAAGTAAATTCTACTTTGAATCTCATATATATTAAGATATATTAATAAGTTGATCATATTCTGATAATAATGGTTGAATATGGGTGCTGAAAACAAGGCATAAGGAAGATATATATAATCATGCTATACATGTAGGCATTATAAGGGAGAATTACCAAGAATGAAAGAATGACAAAGGAGGAACGAGTATCGAAATGGTAGCTAGAGGATCGaggatatttatatattaattaggatAGGAATAAAAACATGTTAATTACTGCTGAAAAGCTAATCTTTATGGTATATTCCATGTCATACTTAATCAATACATAGCCGCTTTCGTCTTAGGATACTAAAAAACAATAAccaagttaaaaaaataaataaataggagCAAAAACATATCCTGTCTAGTCTCTACATGTATGACCTAAACTGATTTGGGGAAATGTGTTTCGAGAAAAACAGTGGTTAAGATATACTTGATTTTCCAAGCTGGTTTTCCGTCAGTCAAGAGCACTCATCAGGGATCCGAACCTTTTTGCTATTTTGTTTACTTTTTCAAAGTCAAAACCAATTAACAAAAAGAGAGCTTGAAACGTTCGATATATATCATGATGCATTTGGAATGCCTTTGCCATCTGAAATCATgatcttacatatgtacaacATTTATCATTTTCATAattcaaaagaagaaaacttgATACAGAAATTGGGATGTAGTCTAGTTAATTGTTTGtgttaataatataattatgtgtGTTTAAAGAAATAATACGAAATTTTGACTGCCGTTGGTATTTGGAAGAGTGGAGGGGGTTGTCGCTAATAGAAGGAAAACCACTTTTCCTTACCTAGAGAAAACACGGCCGCAGTCACAAGAATGTCCTCTGGTACCGCAGGTTTTGAGATGTGCCTTGTAATCTGATTGAACTGCATACCCTTTTGAGCACTTATCACAAACCCACTGTTTGTGGTTACTGTGCTTTCTCCTGAAGTGCTTTTTTATGCCGACGAGATCGCCGAGGGCGTGGCAGGGATCATGGTGCAGGCAGCTTGGTTCCGGGCACACAAAAACCCGCTTCTTCACGACCGGACTCTCTCGCTTCAGCAGCTTCCACGGCACCTTGTGCCGCCGCCGGTGCATCTGTAGGTTCTGGTCTCTCTGAAACCCTTGGTTGCAGATCTCGCAAATGTAACGATCCGATTCCAGCAAGGTTTTCGGCGAAAGTGACACCACCTCCGCATCTGGATCTATATCACACAtaagaacaaattaatataatatatatatagatatatatatatatatatatatatagcacatAAAAAcaccatgtatatatatgttgatgcaaACATCATTTTTTACATCGTCCAGCTGATACAGCCTAATCCTTTGTTTtacttaaacaaaaaaaatatcgaTCGCGCAGCTTAATTAAGCGTAAATTACACCAAGGAAAGAACTCTatcactaatatatatatatatatatacctggAGTGCCTGCAggtcttctctttcttttattGGTGTGGCCATTTTCTAAGCAAGAAAAGGGATCAGAAGAAGGGACTGAGGAAGAAGAGTTATTGGCTAACATAGTGAATTAGAAACTCTGATCTCTTCTGCGTTAAAATGTTCTGTAATATAAGCTAACTAAGATGCAAagcgatctctctctctctccctctctttaatTAAAGTTTAATATATATGACtaaaagtaataataataagaGGGTGGTGATATTTTGGGGAAGAGgtaggggagagagaaagagatgaagCTACAAAGGCTACAAGGGacatgaggaggaggaagaaaaaagaagctcttccttttcttttctttcttttggttacCTCATGCTATCTATCagctttccttttattttatcttttcaaCTCTCATCAGCTTTTCGAAACAATCagctttctctcttctttcctctttctttctatcttttctttctttcttccaacCCTCGGCTTCCTTTGTGGAGTCTCCTCCTTAATAACTCCTTCCAAAGgaaggtgagagagagaaagagagtgttaGAAAGCCTATCACAAAGATCGAAACTCGATCCCACAAACAGTAATGGGCTccatagggaaaaaaaaatctcaacaaagaaacaaaaaacactCATATAATTCATTCACAGCGCACAGTAAATATTTTCCAAATCGATATGCATGCATTAATACATCCCAAAGCTCCAAATATACACGTAACCCTTCCTTGtccaccttttttttattattattttgagtGAACTTTTCCTATTTCCTCTAGGTGAGAGCTCTCTTGATATAAttattaagttcttttttatttttttttggtttttttctttcgaaCAATTGATAATCAATATTAATTCATCTAAATTAAAAAGACATGGATTATAATTTGAGTGTTGAGAGAATACATTGCTATAATCAAATTGGCTAAGCCTATTTTGTGATTTAGTTTGCATTATATAACTTTCTCTTGTACCGACTTAAGTTTGCATTAAATAACTTTCTTTTTTCATTGGCCGAAGTACCCTTTCTTCTTGATGTACACACActcaatttattaattttgaagCAGCTTTTGTAAAGGTATTGCTGAGGATGTGATGTCCCATCAAGGGCATACTAGTCAATGAAATCATAATTCTCTATGCAAGATACTTAATCTTTGGTAAACTGAGAGCATCAGCAAAATAGTGAATTGGAAATTGGCAGCATTGGCTTTTTTGGATCAATTTGGCATTTTTCCGGGCTTTATTGTTTAGGCCAATGCTTAATAAAATAACAGGGGGCAACAAGCAACTGAATGCAGCAAAAAAAAGAATAGAAGACTCTCGGCCATAATCATTGAAACTTGTTCGTCTCATTTTCTCGCCGAGAGGTTGTAGTTATTTGCCgatcaatttcattttctttatcattcAGTTGCATAAACCGATACTCAAAGGATTAATTTCCTCAACTATTTGGCGTACATGCCAATGTTCAAGAAAATTGAGGTACAAATGTTTATACCCGATTTCGCATTATTTGCTCAAATGTTTGGAGCCAATAGATTAAAAGAATATTGAAACCGGTTTGTATGAAtgggttgtatgtatgagtCATCAACCTC of Malus sylvestris chromosome 6, drMalSylv7.2, whole genome shotgun sequence contains these proteins:
- the LOC126625800 gene encoding zinc-finger homeodomain protein 10-like codes for the protein MEGDHDPNTNDVYRECLRNHAASLGSYATDGCGEFTVDHASPGGLQCAACGCHRNFHRRVTYAATSSQAAGGGRSGHLQHHVIMSCSSRGRDPAENIITTQDQLIDYNAGGGGSPDSGERMSSEKKRFRTKFTAEQKEKMLAFAEKLGWKLLRKDLEDEIETFCRSVGVTRQVFKVWMHNHKNLSSSSTSASTGNASSLTTQ
- the LOC126627390 gene encoding zinc finger protein SHOOT GRAVITROPISM 5-like translates to MLANNSSSSVPSSDPFSCLENGHTNKRKRRPAGTPDPDAEVVSLSPKTLLESDRYICEICNQGFQRDQNLQMHRRRHKVPWKLLKRESPVVKKRVFVCPEPSCLHHDPCHALGDLVGIKKHFRRKHSNHKQWVCDKCSKGYAVQSDYKAHLKTCGTRGHSCDCGRVFSRVESFIEHQDACNMDRVRPESQTLQPGACLSRTASSPSPSCSDNNFSRAPSTWPPSNNSVLPHPSPTEYTKLTLKNPPAHADHHQATLSKKNSSNAHYNLDLQLATTSNINIPINEVSVSSKREENHSTQLQLSIGSCEFGGGGHSHQNKNIEQHSNIMIANQNYSPRENEMKERERESSSTTTNHHERDDDDQKPKLAATAAGVLRLKEEAREQLRLAMAEKAYAEEARQQAGRHIELAEKEFANAKRIRQQAQAELDKAHALKEQAIKKVNSTILQITCHACNKQFIQGAHEAKTNQHCLVLSYMSSAIAFEGDHLLEKNISTRTHHAKSANA